A window from Streptomyces sp. NBC_00299 encodes these proteins:
- the fdhD gene encoding formate dehydrogenase accessory sulfurtransferase FdhD, which produces MGRVTERRKVIRIRDGAVSTRPDTLVAEEPLEIRLNGKPLAITMRTPGDDFALAAGFLVSEGVLAEQDDLQNIVYCAGATVDGSNTYNVVDVRTAPGVKIPDITLERNVYTTSSCGLCGKASLDAVRTTARWPIADTPPVRVEPELLASLPDRLRAAQRVFDRTGGLHAAALFSEDGELLDIREDVGRHNAVDKLVGRALQNGDLPLSRTVLLVSGRASFELAQKAVMAGIPVLAAVSAPSSLAVDLAAETGLTLVGFLRGSSMNVYAGEHRLALRTAAAQA; this is translated from the coding sequence ATGGGACGAGTCACGGAACGACGCAAGGTGATCCGCATCCGGGACGGGGCCGTCTCCACGCGCCCGGACACCCTCGTCGCCGAGGAACCGCTGGAGATCAGACTGAACGGCAAGCCGCTCGCGATCACCATGCGCACCCCGGGCGACGACTTCGCGCTGGCGGCAGGTTTCCTGGTCAGCGAGGGCGTCCTCGCCGAGCAGGACGATCTGCAGAACATCGTGTACTGCGCGGGCGCCACGGTGGACGGCTCCAACACGTACAACGTGGTGGACGTGAGGACCGCGCCGGGTGTGAAGATCCCGGACATCACGCTGGAGCGGAACGTCTACACGACCTCGTCCTGCGGCCTGTGCGGCAAGGCGAGCCTCGACGCGGTCCGCACGACGGCCCGCTGGCCGATAGCCGACACTCCCCCGGTCCGGGTCGAACCCGAGCTGCTCGCGAGCCTCCCCGACCGGCTCCGCGCGGCCCAGCGGGTCTTCGACCGGACCGGGGGCCTGCACGCGGCGGCCCTGTTCTCGGAGGACGGCGAGCTGCTGGACATCCGCGAGGACGTGGGCCGGCACAACGCGGTCGACAAGCTGGTCGGGCGAGCCCTGCAGAACGGGGACCTGCCGCTGTCCCGGACGGTCCTGCTGGTCTCCGGGCGGGCCAGTTTCGAGCTGGCGCAGAAGGCAGTGATGGCGGGGATCCCGGTGCTCGCGGCGGTCTCGGCGCCCTCGTCGCTCGCGGTGGACCTGGCCGCGGAGACGGGCCTGACGCTGGTGGGCTTCCTGCGGGGCAGCTCCATGAACGTGTACGCGGGCGAACACCGGCTGGCCCTGCGGACCGCGGCCGCCCAGGCCTGA
- a CDS encoding DUF4185 domain-containing protein translates to MPDDARARQRMGTGLGVLLALVLAAVLLTALPDDGEREGGGACAPHSVAAWSADDRLTGEFSRYGDNPSRTDDWTGGDGTHSVRLPDGRVLWLFSDTYLGQVYSPPNPFGESHTWREATAPLVRNSAVVMRDGRLESTLATPLFPDPAPNQWRWPVAARVEPRSPGSSEQVLRVLLWVRTAGQPPWIFGVPTATEVATLTLPDLRVESVVKVLDQQLVPDPSRRVLFGTTLVEEDGWTYVFGGDDGQAASRPASQAYVARVPEGRLGEPGAWQYWNGSEWAGAGARPRAVLGDGQRTGVGSAFSVVRVRGTYVLFTMAAGTKGLTTVTSYWACSPAGPWHGPTKEFSPALPQGGQVAAYNPQTHPELSDDGRLVLSYDVNWLETGSAAAQLNRNVSLYRPRFVTLRLAQTR, encoded by the coding sequence GTGCCCGACGACGCACGAGCACGGCAGCGCATGGGAACCGGCCTGGGAGTGCTACTGGCCCTGGTTCTCGCGGCCGTGCTGCTCACCGCCCTCCCGGACGACGGCGAACGGGAGGGCGGTGGCGCGTGTGCACCGCACTCGGTCGCGGCCTGGTCGGCCGACGACAGACTCACCGGCGAGTTCTCCCGGTACGGCGACAACCCGTCCCGCACCGACGACTGGACCGGCGGCGACGGTACGCACTCGGTGCGGCTGCCGGACGGTCGCGTGCTGTGGCTGTTCTCGGACACCTACCTCGGCCAGGTGTACTCGCCGCCCAACCCGTTCGGCGAGTCCCACACCTGGCGGGAGGCGACCGCTCCCCTGGTGCGGAACTCGGCGGTCGTCATGCGCGACGGACGCCTGGAGAGCACGCTGGCCACGCCGCTCTTCCCCGACCCCGCCCCGAACCAGTGGCGCTGGCCGGTCGCGGCCCGCGTCGAGCCCCGCTCCCCCGGCTCGTCGGAGCAGGTGCTGCGGGTGCTGCTGTGGGTGCGCACGGCCGGGCAGCCGCCCTGGATCTTCGGTGTGCCCACCGCCACCGAGGTCGCCACGCTCACGCTGCCCGACCTGCGGGTCGAGTCGGTGGTGAAGGTTCTCGACCAGCAGCTGGTGCCGGATCCCTCCCGGCGTGTGCTGTTCGGGACGACGCTGGTCGAGGAGGACGGCTGGACGTACGTCTTCGGCGGCGACGACGGTCAGGCCGCGTCCCGGCCGGCCTCGCAGGCGTACGTGGCGCGCGTGCCCGAGGGCAGGCTCGGCGAGCCGGGTGCCTGGCAGTACTGGAACGGCTCCGAGTGGGCCGGGGCGGGTGCCCGGCCGCGTGCGGTGCTCGGGGACGGGCAGCGCACGGGGGTGGGGAGCGCCTTCTCGGTGGTGCGGGTGCGGGGGACGTACGTCCTGTTCACGATGGCCGCGGGCACGAAGGGGCTGACGACCGTCACGTCGTACTGGGCGTGCTCCCCCGCCGGCCCTTGGCACGGGCCGACGAAGGAATTCAGCCCGGCGCTGCCGCAGGGCGGCCAGGTCGCCGCCTACAACCCGCAGACCCACCCCGAGTTGAGCGACGACGGACGCCTCGTCCTGAGTTACGACGTCAACTGGCTGGAGACGGGCAGCGCTGCGGCGCAGCTCAACCGGAACGTGTCCCTGTACCGACCGCGGTTCGTGACTCTGCGGCTGGCACAGACGCGGTGA
- a CDS encoding bile acid:sodium symporter family protein, translated as MPIDPYILLLLGTVGLAALFPARGTASDVASGASTAAIAFLFFLYGARLSTREAMDGLKHWRLHVTVLACTFVVFPLLGLAARGLVPVLLTHPLYQGLLFLTLVPSTIQSSIAFTSMARGNVPAAICAGSFSSLVGIVVTPLLAAAVLGGSGRGFSADSVVKIVLQLLVPFVAGQLLRRWIGGFVTRHKKVLGLVDRGSILLVVYTAFSAGMVQGIWHQVSAIRLGGLLAVEAVLLAVMLLLTWYGAKALRFDREDRIAIQFAGSKKSLAAGLPMASVLFGAHASLAVLPLMLFHQMQLMVCAVIAKRRAHDAEAREAEGAAPGPVTASVPAAESRTAVGTGTRSG; from the coding sequence ATGCCGATAGACCCGTACATCCTGCTGCTGCTCGGGACCGTGGGCCTCGCGGCCCTCTTCCCGGCGCGCGGGACGGCCTCCGATGTGGCGTCCGGTGCCTCCACGGCCGCGATCGCCTTCCTCTTCTTCCTCTACGGCGCCCGGCTGTCCACCCGTGAGGCGATGGACGGCCTGAAGCACTGGCGACTCCATGTCACCGTCCTGGCCTGCACCTTCGTCGTCTTCCCGCTGCTGGGGCTGGCGGCGCGCGGGCTCGTCCCGGTGCTGCTGACGCACCCCCTCTACCAGGGGCTGCTCTTCCTCACCCTCGTCCCGTCGACCATCCAGTCGTCGATCGCCTTCACCTCGATGGCCCGTGGCAACGTGCCCGCCGCGATCTGCGCGGGCTCCTTCTCCTCGCTGGTGGGCATCGTCGTCACCCCACTGCTCGCGGCGGCCGTGCTCGGCGGCAGCGGGCGCGGCTTCTCCGCCGACTCGGTGGTCAAGATCGTGCTGCAGCTGCTGGTGCCGTTCGTCGCCGGGCAGTTGCTGCGCCGCTGGATCGGCGGCTTCGTCACCCGGCACAAGAAGGTCCTCGGGCTCGTCGACCGGGGCTCGATCCTGCTGGTCGTCTACACCGCGTTCAGCGCGGGCATGGTCCAGGGCATCTGGCACCAGGTGAGCGCGATCCGGCTGGGCGGGCTGCTCGCCGTCGAGGCGGTGCTGCTGGCCGTGATGCTGCTGCTGACCTGGTACGGCGCCAAGGCGCTGCGCTTCGACCGCGAGGACCGCATCGCGATCCAGTTCGCCGGTTCGAAGAAGTCCCTCGCCGCCGGGCTGCCCATGGCGAGCGTCCTGTTCGGCGCGCACGCGTCGCTGGCGGTGCTGCCCCTGATGCTGTTCCACCAGATGCAGCTGATGGTGTGCGCGGTCATCGCCAAGCGCCGCGCCCACGACGCCGAGGCCCGCGAAGCCGAGGGCGCCGCACCCGGCCCGGTCACCGCGTCTGTGCCAGCCGCAGAGTCACGAACCGCGGTCGGTACAGGGACACGTTCCGGTTGA
- a CDS encoding NAD(P)H-dependent oxidoreductase subunit E has protein sequence MDLHFGDSKPTDDERAAVDALLGPPESSWEGADRSDADLRWAKGGREARDRRELLLPGLHAINDRIGWISDGALDYLCRRLTVPPAEAYGVATFYAMFSVKPRPATVLHVCTDLACAAAGASELCAGIEARLGPGSGVSVERSPCLGLCERAPAALAIKAGDPVRTAVSAPATVHDAVVAASAPDSAPEEPPAAPAVPQAGGDELILLRRVGVVDPSSLDDYRAHGGYTALRRAFELGPAGVIREVTDSGLVGRGGAAFPTGRKWQATASQPDHPHYVVCNADESEPGTFKDRVLMEGDPYALVEAMTIAAYATGAHQGYLYLRGEYPRALHRLEHALAQARARGLLGDDILGQGYAFDIEIRRGAGAYICGEETALFNSIEGYRGEPRSKPPFPVEKGLFGKPTVENNVETLVNVLPILTMGAPAYAAIGTGKSTGPKLFCVSGSVARPGLYELPFGATLGELLELAGARDGLRAVLLGGAAGGFVRADELDIPLTFEGTREAGTTLGSGVVMAFDDTVPLPRLLLRIAEFFRDESCGQCVPCRVGTVRQEEALHRIVERTGAAAADDIALLREVGRAMRDASICGLGQTAWNAVESAIDRLGAYE, from the coding sequence GTGGACCTGCACTTCGGCGACAGCAAACCGACGGACGACGAACGGGCCGCCGTCGACGCCCTGCTCGGCCCACCGGAGTCCTCCTGGGAGGGCGCCGACCGCTCCGACGCGGACCTGAGGTGGGCCAAGGGCGGCCGGGAGGCCCGGGACCGCCGCGAACTGCTGTTGCCGGGGCTGCACGCCATCAACGACCGGATCGGCTGGATCAGCGACGGTGCCCTCGACTACCTGTGCCGGCGGCTGACCGTGCCGCCGGCGGAGGCGTACGGCGTCGCCACCTTCTACGCCATGTTCTCGGTCAAGCCGCGCCCCGCCACCGTGCTCCACGTCTGCACGGACCTCGCGTGCGCGGCCGCCGGGGCGAGCGAGCTGTGCGCCGGGATCGAGGCGCGTCTCGGCCCCGGCAGCGGGGTGAGCGTGGAGCGCAGCCCGTGTCTGGGCCTGTGCGAACGGGCTCCGGCGGCGCTCGCGATCAAGGCCGGGGACCCGGTGCGTACGGCGGTATCGGCGCCGGCGACCGTGCACGACGCCGTCGTCGCCGCGAGCGCTCCGGACTCGGCGCCCGAGGAGCCGCCGGCGGCGCCGGCGGTTCCCCAGGCGGGCGGCGACGAGCTGATCCTGCTGCGCCGCGTCGGAGTCGTGGATCCGTCGTCGCTGGACGACTACCGCGCCCACGGCGGCTACACCGCCCTGCGCCGGGCCTTCGAGCTGGGCCCCGCCGGAGTCATCCGCGAGGTCACCGACTCCGGCCTGGTCGGGCGTGGCGGCGCCGCCTTCCCCACTGGCCGCAAATGGCAGGCCACGGCGTCGCAGCCCGACCATCCCCACTACGTCGTCTGCAACGCCGACGAATCCGAACCGGGCACCTTCAAGGACCGCGTGCTGATGGAGGGCGACCCGTACGCGCTGGTCGAGGCCATGACGATCGCGGCGTACGCCACCGGCGCGCACCAGGGATACCTGTACCTGCGCGGCGAGTACCCACGGGCCCTGCACCGCCTGGAACACGCCCTCGCGCAGGCACGCGCGCGGGGACTGCTCGGGGACGACATCCTCGGCCAGGGGTACGCCTTCGACATCGAGATCCGCCGGGGGGCGGGGGCCTACATCTGCGGCGAGGAGACCGCCCTGTTCAACTCGATCGAGGGCTACCGCGGCGAGCCGCGCTCGAAGCCGCCGTTCCCGGTGGAGAAGGGCCTGTTCGGCAAGCCGACGGTCGAGAACAACGTGGAGACGCTGGTCAACGTCCTGCCGATCCTGACCATGGGCGCACCGGCGTACGCGGCGATCGGGACGGGGAAGTCCACCGGCCCGAAGCTGTTCTGCGTGTCGGGGAGTGTCGCGCGGCCGGGCCTCTACGAGCTCCCCTTCGGCGCGACGCTCGGTGAGCTGCTGGAGCTGGCCGGGGCGCGGGACGGGCTGCGGGCGGTGCTGCTGGGCGGGGCGGCGGGCGGCTTCGTACGGGCCGACGAGCTGGACATCCCGCTGACCTTCGAGGGCACGCGGGAGGCGGGCACGACGCTCGGTTCGGGTGTGGTCATGGCCTTCGACGACACGGTCCCGCTGCCGCGGCTGCTGCTGCGGATCGCCGAGTTCTTCCGCGACGAGTCGTGCGGGCAGTGCGTGCCGTGCCGGGTCGGGACCGTTCGGCAGGAGGAGGCGCTGCACCGGATCGTGGAGCGCACGGGTGCGGCGGCCGCCGATGACATCGCCCTGCTCAGGGAGGTCGGCCGCGCGATGCGGGACGCCTCGATCTGCGGTCTGGGGCAGACCGCGTGGAACGCCGTGGAATCCGCCATCGACCGTCTGGGGGCGTACGAATGA
- a CDS encoding exo-alpha-sialidase: MPSRVRARLRAALVAAVATLATAATLSPAESQPATKTPSFEQQVLFKASQDPGYACFRIPAIVKSKDGTLLAFAEGRVLNCGDAADIDIVLKRSTDGGRTWGPLQVVTKGGGDTHGNPAPIVDRETGRILLAETYNTGRTDSGSCTVPCDRTPHLQYSDDDGATWSAPRDLSDQILPEEWNSWYATGPVHGIQLTKGTHAGRLVFGVNTETWDGSRVSANHAALIVSDDGGNTWKVGATDSWPISADGTFRQKPSEVTLTERTDGTILISGREQDGTDLGHRSQTYSKDGGSTFTGPFRDLPDLYTPQVQGATLQLGNRMLLSAPGDPDRRRTMMVRSSYDGGATWDSADRGKVVTKDWSGYSDMVDVNASTVGLMYEGGAVDARDEIRFARFNEDWLGPRRGADPTTLDLAPSAPRATVLGGPEVTDGVLGNAFEFDGDNDAVRLPYRSRLPLGTGEFTVSLFFRYSAASGEQPFLWMGGIGSTQPQIWLRGEPDSDRVRGLITTREGFGTVRTASVWAGDAHNDGEWHHLALRRGGGRLTLFVDGRAISTTDVAGSVSRNSPFGVHVGQRMDSRAFLSGAIDDVHVWNRALGDSELTAAARARTSGKSSATSDTVLWLPMDQVR; encoded by the coding sequence ATGCCTTCAAGAGTTCGCGCACGTCTCAGAGCTGCCCTGGTCGCGGCCGTCGCCACCCTGGCGACGGCCGCGACCTTAAGTCCGGCCGAGTCCCAACCGGCCACCAAGACACCGTCGTTCGAGCAACAGGTCCTCTTCAAGGCGTCCCAGGATCCCGGGTACGCCTGCTTCCGCATTCCGGCGATCGTGAAGTCCAAGGACGGCACCCTGCTGGCGTTCGCCGAGGGGCGGGTGCTCAACTGCGGCGACGCCGCGGACATCGACATCGTGCTCAAGCGGTCGACGGACGGCGGCCGCACCTGGGGGCCGCTCCAGGTCGTCACCAAGGGCGGCGGCGACACGCACGGCAACCCGGCACCGATCGTGGACCGCGAGACCGGCCGCATCCTGCTGGCGGAAACGTACAACACGGGCCGCACGGACAGCGGCAGCTGCACCGTGCCGTGTGATCGCACCCCTCATCTGCAGTACAGCGACGACGACGGTGCGACCTGGTCCGCGCCGCGCGATCTGAGCGACCAGATACTGCCGGAGGAGTGGAACTCCTGGTACGCCACCGGCCCCGTGCACGGCATCCAGCTCACCAAGGGCACACACGCCGGCCGGCTCGTCTTCGGCGTCAACACCGAGACCTGGGACGGCAGTCGGGTCAGCGCCAACCACGCCGCGCTCATCGTCAGCGACGACGGCGGCAACACCTGGAAGGTCGGCGCCACCGACTCCTGGCCCATCTCCGCCGATGGCACCTTCCGCCAGAAGCCGTCCGAGGTGACCCTCACCGAGCGCACGGACGGCACGATCCTGATCAGCGGCAGGGAACAGGACGGCACCGATCTCGGCCATCGCAGCCAGACATACAGCAAGGACGGCGGCTCCACCTTCACCGGCCCGTTCCGCGACCTTCCGGACCTCTACACGCCCCAGGTCCAGGGCGCCACGCTCCAACTGGGCAACCGGATGCTGCTGTCCGCCCCCGGCGACCCCGACCGCCGGCGGACCATGATGGTCAGGTCCTCCTACGACGGCGGCGCCACCTGGGACAGCGCGGACCGCGGCAAGGTCGTCACCAAGGACTGGTCGGGCTACTCCGACATGGTGGACGTCAACGCGTCCACGGTGGGCCTGATGTACGAGGGCGGCGCCGTCGACGCGCGCGACGAGATCCGCTTCGCCCGCTTCAACGAGGACTGGCTGGGACCGCGGCGCGGCGCCGATCCGACCACCTTGGACCTCGCCCCGAGCGCACCCCGCGCGACGGTGCTCGGCGGCCCCGAGGTGACGGACGGCGTGCTGGGCAACGCCTTCGAGTTCGACGGCGACAACGACGCCGTACGGCTGCCGTACCGGTCCAGGCTCCCGCTCGGCACCGGTGAGTTCACGGTCTCGCTGTTCTTCCGCTATTCCGCGGCCTCCGGCGAGCAGCCGTTCCTGTGGATGGGCGGGATCGGCAGCACCCAGCCCCAGATCTGGCTGCGCGGCGAGCCGGACAGCGACCGGGTGCGGGGCCTGATCACCACCCGGGAGGGCTTCGGGACGGTGCGCACGGCGTCCGTGTGGGCCGGGGACGCCCACAACGACGGTGAGTGGCACCATCTCGCGCTGCGGCGCGGCGGGGGCCGGCTGACGCTGTTCGTCGACGGCAGGGCCATCAGCACCACGGACGTGGCCGGTTCGGTCAGCCGTAACTCGCCGTTCGGTGTGCATGTCGGGCAGCGCATGGACAGCAGGGCGTTCCTGTCCGGCGCGATCGACGACGTCCACGTGTGGAACCGGGCGCTCGGTGACTCGGAGCTCACGGCTGCGGCACGTGCCCGCACGAGCGGTAAGTCTTCGGCCACCTCCGACACCGTCCTGTGGCTGCCCATGGACCAAGTGCGCTGA
- a CDS encoding molybdopterin oxidoreductase family protein: MRKRDRTPKTYTRLTHPLVRDSRDEPFRQATWEEALDRAARGLAAARGAFGMFSCARATNEMNYVAQKFARVVMGTNNVDSCNRTCHAPSVAGLSAAFGSGGGTSSYEEIEHTDVIVMWGSNARFAHPIFFQHALKGIRNGARMYAVDPRRTSTAEWAESWLGLNVGTDIPMAHAIGREIIHAGLANEAFIERATSGFEEYKTLVEPWTLSLAEKVTGVPAAAIRELAHAYARAERAQLCWTLGITEHHNGTDNVRALINLSLLTGHVGRYGSGLQPLRGQNNVQGGGDMGAIPNRLPGFQDILDPDTRLKFESAWDTVIQPHYGLNLTEMFEAMEEGTLKAVYCIGENPAQSEADSEQAVRRMRQLDFLVVQDIFLTKTAELADVILPATAGWAETDGTTTNSERRVQRVRRAVTPPGEAREDIDIICELAARLGHEWKYADAEAVWNELRSVSPDHYGMTYERLAEHQGIQWPCPSTEQLEPTYLHGRLWEPEPARRGMPAPFGIVQHDPPVDLTDEEFPIRLTTGRRLDSYNTGVQSGSFASPLRRGEFVELCPEDAERYGVVVGEEVRVSSRRGSVVAPVWIDTALRPGLAFMTMHFPDEVDTNQLTIEANCPIAGTAEFKASAIRIEKLPVATIVR; encoded by the coding sequence ATGAGGAAACGCGACCGTACTCCGAAGACGTACACCCGGCTGACGCACCCGCTCGTCCGGGACTCACGCGACGAGCCGTTCCGGCAGGCGACTTGGGAGGAGGCACTGGACCGGGCGGCCCGCGGCCTTGCGGCGGCGCGCGGCGCGTTCGGCATGTTCTCCTGCGCCCGAGCCACCAACGAGATGAACTACGTCGCCCAGAAGTTCGCCCGGGTCGTGATGGGCACCAACAACGTCGACTCCTGCAACCGCACCTGCCACGCGCCCAGCGTGGCAGGACTGTCGGCGGCCTTCGGCTCGGGCGGGGGCACCTCCTCGTACGAGGAGATCGAGCACACCGACGTCATCGTGATGTGGGGCTCCAACGCCCGCTTCGCGCACCCGATCTTCTTCCAGCACGCGCTCAAGGGCATCAGGAACGGCGCCCGCATGTACGCCGTCGACCCGCGCCGCACCTCCACCGCCGAGTGGGCGGAGAGCTGGCTCGGCCTGAACGTCGGCACCGACATCCCGATGGCGCACGCGATCGGCCGCGAGATCATCCACGCGGGACTGGCCAACGAGGCGTTCATCGAGCGGGCGACCAGCGGCTTCGAGGAGTACAAGACACTCGTCGAGCCGTGGACGCTGTCCCTCGCCGAGAAGGTCACGGGCGTACCGGCCGCCGCCATCCGGGAGCTGGCCCACGCCTACGCCCGCGCCGAGCGCGCCCAGCTGTGCTGGACCCTCGGCATCACCGAGCACCACAACGGCACCGACAACGTCCGCGCGCTGATCAACCTGTCGCTGCTGACCGGGCACGTCGGCCGCTACGGCAGCGGGCTCCAGCCCCTGCGCGGGCAGAACAACGTCCAGGGCGGCGGCGACATGGGAGCCATCCCCAACCGCCTCCCCGGCTTCCAGGACATCCTCGACCCGGACACCCGTCTGAAGTTCGAGTCGGCCTGGGACACCGTGATCCAGCCCCACTACGGCCTGAACCTCACCGAGATGTTCGAGGCGATGGAGGAGGGCACGCTCAAGGCCGTCTACTGCATCGGCGAGAACCCGGCGCAGTCGGAGGCGGACAGCGAGCAGGCCGTACGGCGGATGCGGCAGCTGGACTTCCTCGTCGTCCAGGACATCTTCCTGACGAAGACGGCCGAGCTGGCGGACGTCATCCTCCCGGCCACCGCCGGGTGGGCCGAGACCGACGGCACAACCACCAACAGCGAACGGCGGGTTCAGCGGGTGCGTCGAGCGGTCACCCCGCCCGGCGAGGCACGCGAGGACATCGACATCATCTGCGAGCTGGCGGCACGACTCGGCCACGAGTGGAAGTACGCCGACGCCGAGGCCGTCTGGAACGAGCTCAGGTCGGTGTCGCCGGACCACTACGGGATGACGTACGAACGCCTGGCGGAGCACCAGGGCATCCAGTGGCCGTGCCCGAGCACGGAGCAGCTCGAACCGACCTATCTGCACGGTCGGTTGTGGGAACCGGAGCCGGCCCGGCGCGGGATGCCGGCGCCGTTCGGGATCGTCCAGCACGATCCGCCCGTCGACCTCACCGACGAGGAGTTCCCGATCCGGCTCACCACCGGGCGGCGGCTCGACTCGTACAACACCGGCGTGCAGAGCGGGAGTTTCGCCTCCCCGTTGCGGCGCGGCGAGTTCGTCGAGCTGTGCCCGGAGGACGCCGAGCGGTACGGGGTGGTGGTCGGCGAGGAGGTCCGGGTGAGCTCGCGGCGGGGTTCGGTCGTCGCGCCGGTGTGGATCGACACCGCGCTGCGGCCCGGGCTCGCCTTCATGACCATGCACTTTCCCGACGAGGTGGACACCAACCAGCTGACGATCGAGGCGAACTGCCCGATCGCGGGGACGGCGGAGTTCAAGGCGTCGGCGATCCGGATCGAGAAGCTCCCCGTCGCGACCATCGTGAGGTGA
- a CDS encoding 2Fe-2S iron-sulfur cluster-binding protein, translating to MTAIPLGIPRRLLEFTIDGEAVRAPEGSTILDACRAAGKDVPTLCQGDTLTPKNACRVCVVEVEGSRTLVPACSRRAEPGMEVRTDTERARHSRKVVLELLASSVDLSTTPQVAEWIKEYEAKPDRFGPDAARLGEEPRVDNDLYVRDYDKCILCYKCVDACGDQWQNTFAISVAGRGFDARIAVEHDAPLTDSACVYCGNCIEVCPTGALSFKSEFDMRAAGTWDESAQTETTTVCAYCGVGCNLTLHVQDNEIVKVTSPHDNPVTHGNLCIKGRFGYQHVQNRG from the coding sequence ATGACCGCGATACCGCTGGGGATCCCGCGCCGGCTGCTGGAGTTCACGATCGACGGGGAGGCGGTGCGCGCTCCCGAGGGTTCGACGATCCTCGACGCCTGCCGGGCCGCCGGAAAGGACGTGCCGACCCTCTGCCAGGGCGACACGCTCACGCCCAAGAACGCCTGCCGGGTGTGCGTCGTCGAGGTGGAGGGCTCCCGCACCCTGGTCCCGGCCTGCTCCCGCAGGGCCGAGCCCGGCATGGAGGTGCGGACCGACACGGAACGGGCCCGCCACAGCCGTAAGGTCGTCCTCGAACTCCTCGCGTCCTCGGTCGACTTGTCGACGACTCCACAAGTCGCTGAATGGATCAAGGAGTACGAGGCGAAGCCGGACCGCTTCGGCCCGGACGCGGCCCGCCTGGGCGAGGAACCCAGGGTCGACAACGATCTGTACGTGCGTGACTACGACAAGTGCATCCTCTGCTACAAGTGCGTGGACGCGTGCGGCGACCAGTGGCAGAACACCTTCGCGATCTCCGTCGCCGGCCGCGGCTTCGACGCCCGGATCGCGGTCGAGCACGACGCCCCGCTGACCGACTCGGCGTGCGTGTACTGCGGGAACTGCATCGAGGTGTGCCCGACGGGGGCCCTGTCCTTCAAGTCGGAGTTCGACATGCGGGCGGCCGGTACGTGGGACGAGTCGGCGCAGACGGAGACGACCACCGTGTGCGCGTACTGCGGAGTGGGCTGCAACCTCACTCTCCACGTGCAGGACAATGAAATCGTGAAGGTCACCTCACCGCACGACAACCCGGTGACCCACGGCAACCTCTGCATCAAGGGCCGCTTCGGCTACCAGCACGTACAGAACCGGGGCTGA
- a CDS encoding quinone oxidoreductase family protein, producing MAPRGALGPGPGELLVRCEAVGVTLPVVRKVTEAAGPVPLGGEVAGEIAAVGAGAGRFRTGDRVTGLCFGHGYADYAVLREDMASPIPDTATAVDAVALVRSGLVALGALEAARPQRGEAALITAAASGVGHLAVQLARVRGAGRVVGAVSDPAKADFVRSLGADEVVTYRDEDWGDPVDYVLDAVGGDLLSPALAALTPGGRLVAYSSGGGTIQAYDLLVGAKSVVGFQMARIARGEPELYERWRRELWELFEEGAVKPAVHGEFTLEEALEAHVAVETRANRGKVVLLTGVTRARFL from the coding sequence GTGGCACCACGTGGTGCTCTCGGACCGGGCCCCGGCGAGCTGCTCGTCCGCTGCGAGGCCGTCGGCGTCACACTGCCCGTGGTCCGCAAGGTCACCGAGGCGGCCGGGCCCGTCCCACTGGGCGGCGAGGTCGCCGGCGAGATCGCGGCCGTGGGTGCCGGGGCCGGCCGCTTCCGCACCGGCGACCGCGTGACCGGCCTGTGCTTCGGACACGGTTACGCCGACTACGCGGTCCTGCGCGAGGACATGGCCTCCCCCATTCCCGACACCGCCACCGCCGTCGACGCGGTCGCCCTCGTCCGCAGCGGCCTGGTGGCGCTCGGCGCGCTGGAGGCCGCCCGGCCGCAGCGAGGGGAGGCGGCACTGATCACCGCGGCGGCGAGCGGGGTCGGACACCTGGCCGTGCAGCTGGCGCGGGTGCGGGGCGCGGGACGGGTCGTGGGCGCCGTCTCCGATCCGGCGAAGGCGGACTTCGTGCGCTCCCTCGGCGCCGACGAGGTGGTCACGTACCGGGACGAGGACTGGGGGGACCCCGTCGACTACGTCCTCGATGCCGTCGGCGGCGACCTGCTGAGCCCCGCCCTCGCGGCACTCACGCCGGGCGGGCGACTCGTGGCCTACAGTTCGGGCGGCGGGACAATTCAGGCATACGACCTTCTTGTAGGCGCCAAGTCCGTCGTCGGATTCCAGATGGCCCGGATCGCCCGGGGCGAGCCGGAGTTGTACGAGCGGTGGCGACGGGAGCTGTGGGAGCTGTTCGAGGAAGGCGCCGTCAAGCCCGCCGTGCACGGGGAGTTCACTCTGGAGGAGGCCCTCGAGGCCCATGTGGCGGTCGAGACGCGGGCCAACCGAGGGAAAGTAGTACTCCTTACGGGAGTGACACGTGCACGGTTCTTGTGA